The following proteins are encoded in a genomic region of Mycobacterium sp. 155:
- a CDS encoding oligosaccharide flippase family protein, protein MLHNFLQQIGSRALGTVASVVTVSVTTRYLGPSSYGALTTAAMFVALWTSLTELGVGQVIVRRVMANTGDLERLIRINTGMSVAYCLPLSAITAASGALIYRNDTDIVVMVLIVSVSLLLTTVSSCFTPIFLITARFGAMALSDLLSRCASLGVTMLLVHFHAGIVWFAVVQLVPPLVVLIIQGAAATRMINWLPQFSLRESVALVREALPLTAMLIIGVLYWRADGVILSLLSTTDQVGIYGLAYTLTFTLTALSAFFLSSTLSTMVHLFPRDPSGYARFTARSMESMLFAGGVIAVVGVILANPIVDLVGSTEFIADGGVTVALLSVAVALTFVTGLLSQAMFAAHEQSFLARLSFVNLLINIALNVALVPHYGAIGAGVAMLLTEISGVVVASWRLSHRTPYRTPWLFIARLLIPLTVCGVVTEFVRHLPVLLAIAVGVLVYLAVNLVIGPANAKAIKSLFAKHPDEDQSDDETERNARQAR, encoded by the coding sequence ATGCTGCACAATTTCCTTCAGCAGATCGGCTCCCGCGCGCTCGGCACAGTCGCGTCGGTAGTCACGGTGTCGGTAACAACGCGCTACTTAGGTCCTTCTTCCTACGGCGCGCTCACCACCGCTGCCATGTTCGTGGCACTGTGGACCAGCCTTACCGAATTAGGCGTCGGACAGGTCATCGTGCGTCGGGTGATGGCGAACACCGGCGATCTTGAGCGGCTGATCCGCATCAACACCGGTATGTCCGTGGCGTACTGCTTGCCGCTGTCGGCAATTACGGCGGCATCGGGCGCACTGATCTACCGGAACGACACCGACATCGTGGTGATGGTGCTGATCGTCTCGGTCAGTTTGCTGTTGACGACGGTCTCCAGCTGTTTTACCCCGATCTTCCTGATCACGGCACGGTTCGGCGCAATGGCACTGTCGGATCTACTGAGTAGGTGCGCGTCGCTTGGCGTAACTATGCTGCTGGTCCATTTCCATGCTGGCATCGTGTGGTTCGCCGTTGTGCAGTTGGTCCCGCCGCTGGTGGTGCTGATCATTCAAGGTGCGGCCGCGACGCGGATGATCAACTGGCTTCCACAGTTCTCCCTCCGGGAGAGCGTCGCGCTGGTCCGCGAGGCACTGCCGCTCACCGCGATGCTGATCATCGGCGTGCTGTACTGGCGTGCTGACGGAGTCATCCTGAGTCTCTTAAGCACGACCGACCAGGTCGGCATCTACGGCCTGGCCTACACGTTGACCTTCACGCTGACTGCGCTGTCGGCCTTCTTCCTATCCTCGACGCTGTCGACGATGGTTCATCTGTTCCCACGGGACCCCAGTGGGTACGCCAGGTTCACGGCACGCTCGATGGAATCGATGTTGTTCGCCGGAGGGGTGATCGCGGTTGTCGGCGTCATCCTGGCCAACCCGATCGTCGACCTTGTCGGCTCGACCGAGTTCATCGCGGACGGAGGCGTCACCGTCGCGTTGCTGAGTGTTGCGGTCGCACTGACCTTCGTGACCGGCTTGTTGAGTCAGGCAATGTTCGCCGCACATGAGCAGTCATTCCTGGCTCGGCTCAGTTTTGTCAATCTCCTGATCAATATCGCCCTCAACGTCGCGTTGGTCCCGCACTACGGCGCCATCGGAGCCGGGGTCGCGATGTTACTCACCGAAATCAGCGGGGTGGTCGTCGCGAGTTGGCGCCTCAGCCACCGGACGCCTTATCGAACCCCGTGGTTGTTCATCGCCCGGTTGTTGATACCGCTGACAGTCTGCGGTGTCGTCACCGAATTCGTCCGGCATCTGCCAGTGTTATTGGCTATCGCCGTCGGCGTCCTCGTCTATCTCGCCGTCAATCTAGTGATCGGCCCGGCCAATGCGAAGGCCATCAAATCGCTATTTGCCAAACACCCCGACGAGGACCAATCCGATGACGAAACCGAGCGCAATGCCAGACAGGCCCGGTGA
- a CDS encoding glycosyltransferase family 4 protein encodes MARLADIVRHRTGGVDVLEGATQARSRLRRNTDVVLAYDERTGIPASLTNSSRRYAPVLLGAGWLTTRAAAPKVHAALAARALPRAGAVWAQCAPVLPVLGREWGVASSRLHFVPMGIDADFYCRQPMPSQSNVVVSAGEDRYRDHDLLVSAVKMVRGVRPDVWLELATLLPVGVPDDLGVVHRARLFGKMRDLYRKAAVVAIALKPTLSGSGLTVALEAMASGRPVVMTENPGVGDYVEHGVTGLLVPPNDVDAFAAAVAELLADPSRCAEMGAAGARRVREYFTSGVMAAHLAAMMMNV; translated from the coding sequence GTGGCGCGGTTGGCCGACATCGTGCGCCATCGGACTGGCGGCGTCGACGTATTGGAGGGGGCGACGCAGGCACGGTCTCGTTTGCGCAGAAATACCGACGTGGTGTTGGCCTACGACGAGCGAACCGGTATCCCGGCGAGTCTGACGAATTCGAGTCGGCGCTACGCGCCGGTTCTCCTCGGCGCCGGTTGGCTGACCACCCGTGCGGCTGCACCCAAGGTACATGCTGCGTTGGCGGCGCGAGCACTCCCACGCGCTGGTGCAGTGTGGGCTCAGTGCGCGCCTGTGCTGCCGGTACTGGGCAGGGAATGGGGTGTTGCGTCGTCCCGCTTGCATTTCGTGCCGATGGGGATCGACGCGGATTTCTACTGCCGACAACCTATGCCGAGCCAATCGAATGTTGTTGTCAGTGCTGGGGAGGACCGATACCGCGATCACGATCTGCTGGTGTCGGCAGTCAAGATGGTCCGCGGTGTGCGTCCTGACGTCTGGCTTGAGCTGGCTACTCTGCTGCCGGTTGGCGTTCCTGACGATCTCGGTGTGGTGCACCGAGCCCGGCTCTTCGGCAAAATGCGTGACCTTTACCGGAAGGCGGCTGTCGTGGCGATCGCGCTGAAGCCGACGCTGAGTGGGTCCGGGCTGACCGTGGCGTTGGAGGCGATGGCCAGTGGTCGCCCAGTGGTCATGACGGAGAATCCGGGGGTCGGCGACTACGTCGAGCATGGGGTCACCGGGTTACTTGTGCCACCCAACGACGTTGATGCATTCGCCGCTGCCGTCGCCGAGCTGCTTGCAGACCCGAGTCGGTGCGCCGAGATGGGTGCTGCTGGGGCGCGACGTGTCCGTGAATACTTCACGTCGGGAGTCATGGCAGCTCACCTGGCAGCCATGATGATGAACGTGTGA
- a CDS encoding GNAT family N-acetyltransferase, translated as MAWCAPSSAYESGRLTPGHRLSSSWSPVCPLHRHGEQSVCCVRPYPLERTSVTKSGSDSDRLSAVSILAAGTTPKGLRVVLRNPRLSDADAWRRVRLDDQAAIEPYWAYSDQSWPDQHRRRVWVREWIAARRRMRRGQSIHTIVEVDGQLAGQCDAWLERYHQRGELGMWIHSRWSGDGVGLVAVGLLIDHLFSEIGLERVSAPIACGNVPPSRLAERLGFVHEGVMRNYLTSGKGRCDYDLWSMTRKDWLARSKG; from the coding sequence GTGGCCTGGTGCGCACCTTCGTCGGCGTACGAGTCGGGCCGGCTAACACCCGGGCATCGTCTGTCCAGCAGCTGGTCACCGGTTTGCCCACTTCACCGGCATGGTGAACAATCTGTTTGCTGTGTGCGTCCATATCCACTAGAAAGGACGTCAGTGACCAAGTCAGGATCTGATTCCGACCGCCTGAGCGCCGTGTCCATACTTGCGGCGGGCACCACGCCGAAAGGGCTGCGAGTAGTACTTCGAAACCCCAGATTGAGCGACGCAGACGCCTGGAGACGGGTCCGACTGGATGACCAAGCCGCGATTGAGCCGTACTGGGCGTACTCAGATCAGTCCTGGCCGGACCAGCATCGTCGTCGAGTATGGGTCCGAGAGTGGATCGCTGCGCGCCGACGCATGCGGCGGGGGCAGTCCATCCACACGATAGTCGAGGTTGACGGCCAGCTTGCCGGCCAGTGCGATGCTTGGTTGGAACGCTATCACCAGCGGGGTGAGCTGGGCATGTGGATACATTCCCGGTGGTCGGGCGACGGCGTCGGGCTGGTCGCAGTCGGATTACTGATCGACCATCTGTTCAGCGAAATCGGGCTGGAGCGGGTCAGCGCACCCATCGCGTGTGGCAACGTGCCGCCGAGCCGGCTGGCAGAACGCTTGGGCTTCGTGCACGAAGGTGTGATGCGCAACTACCTGACATCCGGAAAAGGTCGCTGTGACTATGACCTATGGAGCATGACCCGCAAAGACTGGCTGGCACGTAGTAAGGGCTGA
- the bcp gene encoding thioredoxin-dependent thiol peroxidase, whose amino-acid sequence MSPTPRLEVGTTAPAFSLPDADGNIVKLSDYRGRKVIVYFYPAASTPGCTKQACDFRDSLAELNDAGLDVVGISPDKPEKLAKFRDKESLTFPLLSDPDREVLTAWGAFGEKTMYGKTVQGVIRSTFVVDEKGKIAVAQYNVRAAHTSTKIKKILHEVAGAN is encoded by the coding sequence ATGTCGCCAACCCCGCGCCTCGAGGTGGGCACCACCGCCCCCGCTTTCAGTTTGCCCGACGCCGATGGCAACATCGTCAAGCTCTCGGACTACCGCGGGCGCAAGGTCATCGTGTACTTCTACCCGGCGGCCTCGACTCCCGGATGCACCAAGCAAGCCTGCGATTTCCGCGACAGCCTCGCTGAACTCAACGACGCCGGTCTTGACGTGGTCGGTATTTCGCCGGACAAGCCCGAGAAACTCGCGAAGTTCCGCGATAAGGAAAGCCTCACGTTCCCGCTGCTGTCGGATCCCGACCGCGAAGTGCTGACGGCCTGGGGCGCGTTCGGGGAAAAGACCATGTACGGCAAGACAGTTCAGGGCGTGATCCGTTCGACGTTCGTCGTCGATGAAAAGGGCAAGATCGCCGTCGCGCAGTACAACGTGCGGGCTGCACACACGTCAACAAAGATCAAGAAGATCCTGCATGAAGTGGCAGGAGCCAACTGA
- a CDS encoding DUF3618 domain-containing protein, with translation MANRDPESIKREIDQARDQLALTVDSLAERANPQRLADDAKAAVIRFLRKPAVAASLAGAGVLVAFVVVRRIKNR, from the coding sequence GTGGCGAACCGGGATCCGGAGAGCATCAAGCGTGAGATCGATCAGGCTCGCGATCAGTTGGCGCTTACTGTCGACTCCCTAGCCGAGCGCGCCAATCCGCAACGACTCGCCGACGACGCCAAAGCCGCAGTGATCAGATTCCTGCGCAAGCCCGCCGTCGCGGCGTCGCTGGCAGGGGCTGGTGTGCTGGTGGCGTTCGTTGTCGTCCGCCGGATCAAGAATCGCTGA
- a CDS encoding LGFP repeat-containing protein: MQRTYLRFAGIIAVVATGTLGVGCSNNSTGSGSETSEATTSAESGAAAPGESVAPGADGTATAGAPAESGVAGAPGAGAADSTTIVTPNGSFVVQGIILQKYNATGGASSPLGLPTASEAPAPNGGQFSTFNGGAIYWTPQTGAHIVWGGIRDAWERDGGAGGPLGYPTSDEETIPGGWQSQFQHGTITYTDGQAKVEAR; encoded by the coding sequence ATGCAGCGAACATATCTAAGATTTGCCGGCATCATCGCAGTCGTCGCCACCGGCACGCTTGGCGTGGGGTGTTCGAACAATTCCACGGGGTCGGGGAGCGAGACCAGCGAAGCGACCACGAGTGCGGAATCTGGTGCGGCCGCTCCGGGTGAGTCGGTTGCTCCGGGTGCCGACGGAACCGCCACCGCTGGTGCGCCAGCCGAGTCCGGCGTCGCAGGTGCGCCAGGTGCGGGTGCAGCGGACAGCACCACAATCGTCACACCCAACGGCTCGTTCGTCGTACAGGGCATCATCCTGCAGAAGTACAACGCAACCGGTGGTGCGAGCAGCCCACTCGGGCTGCCGACGGCGAGTGAGGCTCCCGCACCCAACGGTGGTCAATTCAGCACCTTCAACGGCGGCGCAATCTATTGGACGCCGCAGACCGGTGCCCACATCGTGTGGGGCGGAATCCGCGACGCCTGGGAGCGCGACGGCGGTGCGGGCGGCCCGCTGGGCTATCCGACGTCGGACGAGGAGACGATCCCCGGCGGATGGCAGTCGCAGTTCCAGCACGGAACCATCACCTACACCGACGGCCAGGCCAAGGTCGAGGCTCGCTGA
- a CDS encoding ATPase has product MTDPERYVVTHTIAATPSAVFAVLADPARHKDTEPGDWVRDAIDPQPITGTGQIFAMNMFLPQVGGHYVMHNLVSEFAKDRTIAWMPGRLDDAGKHTPGGWYWRYDLAPNGEATDVTLTYDWTDTPQSFRDQVGRMPPFGKDFLTESLVALDRSVK; this is encoded by the coding sequence GTGACCGACCCTGAGCGTTACGTCGTCACCCACACCATCGCCGCCACACCCAGTGCGGTCTTCGCCGTCCTGGCCGATCCAGCCCGGCACAAGGACACCGAGCCCGGGGACTGGGTGCGCGACGCGATCGACCCCCAACCGATCACCGGGACAGGTCAGATCTTCGCGATGAACATGTTCCTGCCGCAGGTCGGCGGGCACTACGTCATGCACAACCTGGTCAGTGAATTCGCCAAGGACCGCACCATCGCGTGGATGCCCGGTCGACTCGACGACGCCGGCAAGCACACGCCCGGCGGCTGGTACTGGCGCTACGACCTTGCACCCAACGGCGAGGCGACAGATGTCACGTTGACCTACGACTGGACCGACACACCGCAGAGCTTCCGCGACCAGGTCGGCCGGATGCCTCCGTTCGGCAAGGATTTTCTCACCGAATCGCTTGTCGCACTGGACCGTTCAGTCAAGTAG
- a CDS encoding DUF899 family protein, with product MTTAKPPVVDQQTWRAALGDLRRREKAATRELDAIAAERRRLPMVELPDYTLIGAEGPVRLADVFAGRSQLITYHHMWTDGAEWQCGGCTGFTSQFTRLDFLDNYDARFVIVTNGPIEEALAYRDKVGNWMQWYSSSQSSFGADMDAAAGDGFAVNVFLRDGDTVYRTWHTNGRGTEQLSHSFALIDLLPWGRQEQWQDSPEGWPQLPTYSGWLDSPDIARFYGKDSQ from the coding sequence ATGACGACAGCGAAGCCCCCGGTGGTCGACCAGCAGACCTGGCGCGCCGCGCTGGGTGATCTGCGCCGCCGAGAGAAGGCCGCCACCCGCGAACTCGACGCGATCGCTGCCGAACGACGGCGCCTGCCCATGGTGGAACTGCCCGACTACACGCTGATCGGCGCCGAGGGCCCCGTCCGGCTGGCCGACGTGTTCGCGGGGCGCTCCCAGCTCATCACCTACCACCACATGTGGACCGACGGTGCCGAATGGCAGTGCGGTGGCTGCACCGGTTTCACCTCCCAGTTCACGCGGCTGGACTTCCTGGACAACTACGACGCCCGCTTCGTCATCGTGACGAACGGGCCGATCGAGGAAGCCCTGGCCTACCGCGACAAGGTGGGTAATTGGATGCAGTGGTACTCGTCGTCGCAGAGTTCGTTCGGCGCCGATATGGACGCTGCCGCCGGCGACGGCTTCGCCGTCAACGTCTTTCTGCGCGACGGAGATACGGTCTACCGGACCTGGCACACCAACGGGCGCGGCACCGAACAGCTCAGCCACAGCTTCGCGCTCATCGACCTGCTGCCATGGGGTCGGCAGGAACAGTGGCAGGACTCCCCCGAGGGGTGGCCGCAACTGCCCACCTATTCGGGGTGGCTCGACAGCCCGGATATCGCCCGCTTCTATGGAAAGGACTCCCAGTGA
- a CDS encoding class I SAM-dependent methyltransferase, giving the protein MHEIVDDQLWNINIHYDGLLDSIVPQDAHTVLDVGCGDGFLAARLAQRVPDVMAVDVDEPVLDRAQIRFPTAPVNWIHGDVMSTDLPAHGFDAVVSNAALHHFDDTGATLTRFASLVRPGGTVAVTTFVKPSLREIGWHIPAWVACAVVNHTKGKWEHSAPVKWPPPETFGQLRIKVRQALPGARLRRLLFGRVLITWHAPS; this is encoded by the coding sequence ATGCACGAAATAGTGGACGACCAACTGTGGAATATCAACATTCACTACGACGGGCTGCTCGATTCGATAGTCCCGCAGGATGCCCACACCGTTCTCGACGTCGGGTGCGGCGACGGCTTCCTGGCCGCAAGGCTCGCCCAGCGGGTGCCCGACGTGATGGCGGTGGACGTCGACGAGCCGGTACTCGATCGAGCCCAGATCCGCTTCCCGACGGCGCCGGTCAACTGGATTCACGGCGATGTCATGTCGACCGACCTGCCTGCCCACGGTTTCGACGCCGTGGTCTCCAACGCCGCCCTGCATCATTTCGACGACACCGGTGCCACCCTCACCCGGTTCGCATCCCTCGTCCGCCCTGGCGGCACAGTTGCAGTGACGACGTTCGTAAAGCCGTCGCTGCGCGAAATCGGTTGGCACATCCCGGCATGGGTGGCGTGCGCGGTCGTCAACCACACCAAGGGCAAGTGGGAGCATTCGGCCCCGGTCAAATGGCCGCCGCCAGAAACGTTCGGCCAGTTGCGCATCAAGGTACGTCAGGCGCTTCCCGGTGCGAGGCTGCGCCGACTGCTCTTTGGCCGCGTCCTGATCACCTGGCACGCGCCGTCGTAG
- the orn gene encoding oligoribonuclease, translating into MRDELVWIDCEMTGLDLKKDRLIEIAVLVTDADLNILGDGLDVVIHTDDAALNSMVDVVTQMHTRSGLTEEVRASTVDVATAEEMVLDYIRGHVKQAKTAPLAGNSIATDRGFIARDMPKLDDYLHYRMIDVSSIKELCRRWYPRIYFGQPEKGLAHRALADIHESIRELKYYRATAFVAPPGPSTSDIAEIASTLGPDSPDAEDNDSAWERPSG; encoded by the coding sequence GTGCGAGACGAACTGGTATGGATCGACTGCGAGATGACCGGCCTCGACCTCAAGAAAGACCGGCTCATCGAGATCGCAGTGCTGGTCACCGACGCAGACTTGAACATCCTTGGTGACGGCCTCGACGTGGTGATACATACCGACGACGCGGCGCTGAACTCGATGGTCGATGTGGTGACCCAGATGCACACCCGCTCGGGGCTCACCGAAGAGGTGCGCGCCTCGACCGTCGACGTGGCGACCGCCGAGGAGATGGTGCTCGATTACATCCGCGGCCACGTCAAACAGGCCAAAACCGCGCCACTGGCGGGCAACTCCATCGCGACCGACCGCGGTTTCATCGCCCGGGACATGCCCAAACTCGACGATTACCTGCACTACCGGATGATCGACGTCAGCTCGATCAAGGAGCTCTGCCGGCGCTGGTACCCGCGGATCTACTTCGGGCAGCCCGAAAAAGGGCTCGCCCACCGCGCACTGGCCGACATCCACGAGTCAATCCGCGAATTGAAGTACTACCGCGCGACCGCCTTCGTGGCCCCGCCCGGGCCGTCTACCAGCGATATCGCGGAGATCGCCAGCACGCTCGGACCGGATTCTCCCGACGCGGAGGATAACGATTCGGCGTGGGAGCGTCCGAGCGGCTAG